The Amycolatopsis methanolica 239 nucleotide sequence GCCCATGCGCTCCAGTTCGGCGATGGCGGCCTCCCGGTCCGCGGCCTGCTCGGCGCCGAACGTCCGCTTCGGACGGAACAGCCGGGCGCACACGGCGGCGGCGAGCACGCACGCGGCCAGGCCGGCCAGCAGCGCGTAGCCGCCGGCCAGCGACGGCGTGTCCACCAGTGCCCCGAACAGCGCCTTCGCGCCGAGGAAGACCGGCAGGCCGGCGGCCACGCAGATCACGATGGACGCGGCCAGGTGCCGCAGGTCGACGGCGTCGTTCCAGACGACGACGTAGGGCTTCTCGTCGTTGAGTGCCAAGGCTTTCTCCGTTGGGTCAGGCGCCGGTGAGGGCGCGCAGGGTGCGGGACGGGCTGGGCCGTCCCAGGTGCCCGGCGAGCCAGGCGCTGGTTTCGGCGAGTTTGGTCAAGTCGACACCGGTGTGGATGCCGAGCCCGTCGAGCTGCCACAGCAGGTCCTCGGTGGCGAGGTTGCCGGTGGCGCTCTTGGCGAACGGGCAGCCGCCGAGGCCGCCCGCCGACGCGTCGACGGTGGTGACGCCGCGCTGCAGGGCGGCGAGGGTGTTCGCGAGCGCCTGCCCGTACGTGTCGTGGAAGTGCACCGCGATCCGCCCGAGCGGGACGTCCGCGGCGACGAGCCCGTCGAGCAGCGCGACGACGCGGCCGGGCGTGGCGACGCCGATCGTGTCGCCGAGGCTCAGTTCGGTGCAGCCCAGGTTGAACAGCCGGGTGGCGATCGCGATCACCTGGCGCAGCGAGACTTCGCCCTGCCACGGGTCGCCCCAGCACATCGACAGGTATCCGCGCACGTTCAGCCCGGCCTCCCGAGCGCGGGCCACGACTGGCGCGAACAACTCCAGCGACTCGCCGACGGACCGGTTGAGGTTGGCCCTGGCGAAGCCTTCGGTGGCCGAGGCGAACACCGCGATGTCGGTGACGCCGAAGTCCAGCGCCCGCGCCAGGCCGCGCTGGTTGGGCACCAGCACCGGGTACCGCACGCCGGGACGGCGGTCGAGGCGGCGCAGGACCTCCTCGGCGTCCGCCAGCTGCGGCACCCGGTCCGGCCGGACCAGGCTGGTCGTCTCGATGACGGTGTGCCCAGCGTCGGCGAGCCGTTCCACCAGCTCGACCTTCACCGCGGCAGGCACGAGCGCGGACTCGTTCTGCAGCCCGTCGCGCGGGCCCACCTCGCAAATCGTCACCGCGGACGGCAGCCCGGGCAGGCGGTCGACGGTCATGACCGGCTCTTCCCCCGCAGCTCGGCGAGGATCTTCTCGGCGTGGTCGGCGCGGACCTTGCGGTCGGCGACCAGCCGCGCGACCACCGCGGGCACCTCCGCGGCCGTCGCGCCCACGGTGGTGGCGATGTTGCGGGCGTGCAGCGACATGTGCCCGCGCTGGATGCCCTCGGTGGCCAGCGCCCGCACCGCGGCGAAGTTCTGGGCGAGACCGACCGCGGTGATGATCTCCGCCAGCTGGGCGGCGGTCCGCACGCCGAGCAGGGCGACCGCGGCCTGCGCTACCGGGTGCACCCGGGTGGCGCCGCCGACGAGCCCGACCGGCATCGGCAGTTCCAGCGTGCCCACCACGTTGCCGTCGGCGTCCTTTTCGAAGCGGGACAACGACGTGTACCGCCCGGAATCGGATACCGCGTGCGAGTGGGCGCCCGCCTCGACCGCGCGGGTGTCGTTGCCGGTGGCGAGCACGACCGCGCTGATGCCGTTCATGATCCCCTTGTTGTGGGTCGCGGCGCGGTACGGGTCGGCCTCGGCGAGCGCGGCGGCGTGCACGATATCGTCCACCACCGCGGGTCCGCCGAGGGTGTCGGCGTCGAACACCGCGCGGGCCCGGGACAGCCGCAGATCGGCCTTGTTGGTCAGGATCCGCAGCAGCGGACGGCCGCCGGCGATCTCCCCGGCGCGTGCGGCGACCGCCTCGGCCATGGTGTTCACGGCGTTGGCGCCCATCGCGTCGCGGACGTCGACCTGCAGGTGCGCCACCACGTAGGTGCCGACGCGGGAGTGCACCAGCCGCACCGCGACGTCCCGGACGCCGCCGCCGAACTCGACCAGCTTCTCGTCCTGCGCGTTGGCCAGTTCGATCAGCTCGTCGCGGGCCTCCAGCAGGCGGACACGACCGGCCTCGGGGTCGTTGACGCCGACGATCTGCACCTGCGCCTGCATGACCGGCGCGGTCGAAGACGTGGTGAACCCGCCATGCACGCGGGCGATCTTCGCGGCGTTGCTCGCGGCGGCCACCACCGAGGCCTCCTCGGTGGCCATCGGCACCAGCATCTCGGCGCCGTTGACCACGAAGTTCGTCGCCACCCCGAGCGGCACGCCGAGGATG carries:
- a CDS encoding hydroxymethylglutaryl-CoA lyase; translation: MTVDRLPGLPSAVTICEVGPRDGLQNESALVPAAVKVELVERLADAGHTVIETTSLVRPDRVPQLADAEEVLRRLDRRPGVRYPVLVPNQRGLARALDFGVTDIAVFASATEGFARANLNRSVGESLELFAPVVARAREAGLNVRGYLSMCWGDPWQGEVSLRQVIAIATRLFNLGCTELSLGDTIGVATPGRVVALLDGLVAADVPLGRIAVHFHDTYGQALANTLAALQRGVTTVDASAGGLGGCPFAKSATGNLATEDLLWQLDGLGIHTGVDLTKLAETSAWLAGHLGRPSPSRTLRALTGA
- a CDS encoding hydroxymethylglutaryl-CoA reductase, degradative, with amino-acid sequence MLNAHSRAARSGRSVHSGCADAELASWVVTQPHGSGRGAMARTSRIQGLRDLPVEARRKAAAEAAALDPARIAAFDPTRGLDESAADHMIENVVGILGVPLGVATNFVVNGAEMLVPMATEEASVVAAASNAAKIARVHGGFTTSSTAPVMQAQVQIVGVNDPEAGRVRLLEARDELIELANAQDEKLVEFGGGVRDVAVRLVHSRVGTYVVAHLQVDVRDAMGANAVNTMAEAVAARAGEIAGGRPLLRILTNKADLRLSRARAVFDADTLGGPAVVDDIVHAAALAEADPYRAATHNKGIMNGISAVVLATGNDTRAVEAGAHSHAVSDSGRYTSLSRFEKDADGNVVGTLELPMPVGLVGGATRVHPVAQAAVALLGVRTAAQLAEIITAVGLAQNFAAVRALATEGIQRGHMSLHARNIATTVGATAAEVPAVVARLVADRKVRADHAEKILAELRGKSRS